From one Dermacentor andersoni chromosome 1, qqDerAnde1_hic_scaffold, whole genome shotgun sequence genomic stretch:
- the LOC126518651 gene encoding uncharacterized protein encodes MANVNEIAHDRESGCNDRTAFSKVIDKLTASHDELEKINVELEDVIPVEDLEREYESAAHYDDQTLETLTRLRDQLADLSVGSTVQTPPSTTLNTPPAPTTVLSQSFGPRLPTLTIKLFHGDVCQWTSFWEQSNSTVHANTTLRTTDKFHYFPNYLVAEAATAISGLPTTEGCYESAIQLLQQLDGTLQAVRRQELDCTASFQSGPRTAARDDFFGYEGVAQVV; translated from the coding sequence GAGAGCGGCTGCAACGACCGCACTGCATTCAGCAAGGTTATAGACAAGCTCACCGCCAGCCATGACGAGCTTGAGAAGATCAATGTCGAGCTTGAGGACGTGATTCCCGTCGAGGATCTTGAAAGAGAGTACGAGTCTGCAGCGCATTATGACGACCAGACGCTTGAGACCCTGACACGCCTCCGGGACCAGCTCGCAGATCTCAGCGTCGGAAGCACGGTGCAGACTCCTCCCTCGACGACGCTCAATACGCCACCTGCCCCAACGACAGTTCTGTCACAGAGCTTCGGACCTCGTCTCCCAACGCTTACCATCAAGCTTTTCCATGGGGACGTGTGTCAATGGACGTCGTTTTGGGAGCAATCCAACAGCACGGTGCACGCAAATACAACTCTGCGCACTACTGATAAATTCCATTACTTCCCCAACTACCTGGTAGCGGAAGCAGCAACAGCCATTTCCGGACTGCCAACGACTGAAGGGTGTTATGAGAGTGCCATCCAGCTGCTTCAGCAGCTGGATGGCACTCTTCAAGCAGTTCGGAGACAGGAGCTGGATTGTACAGCATCATTTCAGAGCGGTCCAAGAACTGCAGCCCGTGACGACTTCTTCGGATACGAGGGAGTTGCGCAGGTTGTATGA